From one Amaranthus tricolor cultivar Red isolate AtriRed21 chromosome 17, ASM2621246v1, whole genome shotgun sequence genomic stretch:
- the LOC130804311 gene encoding small heat shock protein, chloroplastic, whose product MASSVALRRLAGKDLLSGNIFRPFRSLSSTRAFNTNTQMTRVDDDDVDDRSSISRRRDFPTGILPDVFDPFAPTRSVSQLMNFMDQLMENSASRMGMGGGGAMKRGWDVKEDKEALRLKVDMPGLGKEDVKVSVEENTLIIKGEAEKETEEMEDRRRYSTRIDLSPNMYKIDGIKAEMNNGVLKIVLPKLKPEERKDVFQVQIE is encoded by the exons ATGGCTTCTTCAGTAGCTCTCCGACGTCTTGCCGGAAAAGATTTACTTTCCGGCAACATTTTCCGACCATTTCGATCTCTTTCATCTACTCGGGCCTTCAATACAAACACTCAGATGACTAGAGTTGATGACGATGATGTTGATGATCGTTCTTCCATCTCCCGCCGCCGTGACTTTCCAACTGGAATCCTTCCAG ATGTGTTTGATCCATTTGCACCAACAAGGAGTGTAAGCCAGTTAATGAACTTCATGGATCAATTAATGGAGAATTCAGCATCCCGAATGGGAATGGGCGGAGGAGGAGCAATGAAGAGAGGATGGGATGTTAAAGAAGATAAAGAGGCTTTAAGATTGAAGGTAGACATGCCAGGATTGGGGAAGGAAGATGTAAAAGTATCAGTAGAAGAAAATACTCTGATCATAAAAGGTGAAGCAGAGAAAGAAACAGAGGAAATGGAAGATCGTAGAAGGTACTCAACAAGGATTGATTTGAGTCCAAATATGTATAAAATTGATGGGATTAAAGCTGAGATGAATAATGGTGTGCTCAAGATTGTTCTTCCTAAACTTAAACCTGAGGAAAGGAAAGATGTTTTTCAAGTTCAGATTGAATAA